The Anaerolineales bacterium DNA window CCCGTTCATCGTGAAAGCAAAAAGGGAATATACACCGCTGAGGATGATTTCCGGTATTTCAGGATCCTGTTTTCGCAGGCTGGCCATGGACTGCGTTCCCAGGATCATGCGGCCGCCATATTTACGCATCTGCTGGATGAGATCCTCCCAGCTAACCCCCGTGAAGGTCTGAAATTCGTCGATCACGATCAAAACGGGCACACGGCTGCGGAAATTTTTTTCTCCCTGCCGGATCAATTCCATGAGCACGATGTTGATCATCAATGAACCCACGAAGTCACTCACTTCAGATCCATACTTGTTTTTGCCGGTATTGATCACCAGGACGTTGCGATCCCGCACGATCTCGCCGACGTTCAATTTCGACTCGGGGCAACTGAATATCGGCAGCATCGGCTCTTCTTCAAAACGATGCGCTTTCGACAGGACGGGTTGAATCACCTGTTCCCGAAAATTACGCGTGAGTTCCTCGTAGTCGTGCAGGAAATATTTCGCCAGTGTTTGTCTGTGGGGGCTGCCGTCCAATTCCCGGGCGATGAATCTTCTCCGCACGCCCGCATCCGCATTCAGCACGGCCGCCAGTTGGGAAAGCCCCAGGCATGCATCTTTGGGACGAAGCTCGTTGGCGGCCGTGAGCAGTTGGACCCCGCGCTTGAGCGGAATCTGCATTCTCGGGCCCCAGTACCTCGTCCACAACGCCTGACCGATGTCGACGATCGAATTCGTGACCTCGATCACCCCCCATCCCGCTCGATGCACGTCGAGCGGATTCAGCGTATAGGCGTAGTCCTTGTCGGTGATGTCGAAAATCCGAATTCGATCCGCATCCGCAGGATCGAGCGTGCCCAGAAATTCGTCGACCAGATCGCCGTGCGGATCGATGAGGATCAAAGCCGGCCGGTCCCGATCCGCCATTGCCGCCCGGGAAAGATGCAGCATCAACGTCGATTTCCCCGCATCCGGTTTGCCGATGCAGAAAATGTTGTGCTTCAACGCCGTGGCAGAAATGTGGACCGCTTTCTTGGCCCCATCCGCCGTGAAGTAGGACCCGATCTTGTAGAAACCCCGCACGTCCTCCGGGTCGGGCGAGCGCATCTCCACGCCGCGCACAGGAACCAATCCCGGGGAGAGCCGCTCGTTGACGATCGGCGGATGCCAGAGTCCGGCAATTTCGTCCGGGCCGAGCCACGTCCACACCCCGTCAGGTACACCGGACGCCTCCGGCCACGCGCCCTGTCCCGCGAACGGATCCGGCGCGATCGCGAAACGATTCCCGCCCGCCACGGCGTACTGTGCCACTGCATCCCCGAGTCTCCCGGCGAGGAGGCGCGCCTCGCCGGGAGACTTCGCCCAGACGCTGGCCCGCACCACCGCCTGGTAGAACGTATCTTGATAGACGACTTTCTGCCGCACGAGCGAAAGGTCTGCACCGTGCCACGGATCGTCCGGCCGGCCCAGAAAGCGCCACAGCAGCCCGCCGAGGGAAATGCCGGAAATGGAAAAGAGGCTGAAGGAAAACCATTTCCCCTGGACGGCGAGCAGCGCCATGACGAAGGCGAACAGGATGACGAGCAGGTGGGCGGTCCCGTTTGCCCAGGCGACGTTTTGCGGCAGCGGCGATTGGCCGAAAGCGGGCGTACGGGAGGCGAGCGTGCCGCCTTCGTCGACGCCGTAGCCGCGTTGAAACTCGAGTTTGAGCCGGCGCTGAATCGTGGGCAGCCAGGCCGGTTCTCCCTTGCGCGCCAGAAAAACCTGAAGCCAGATGCGCTCGTGGGGCTCGAGCCCCAGCATGGCCGCCAGAAGTGAGTGCACCGGATCGCCCTGCAGGAACGTTTTCCACGTACGGATCGGCAGGTAGCAGGCTTCCTTCAATTGAAAGGCGAAGTCACAGCGCACGGCGCTCGCCAGCGTTTCGCTGCGTTCTTCGACCGGATCGCTCTCGAGCGGGCGCAGCACGGCGCTGGGCCACAGCGTCTGGATCTTCCCCGCCAGGTAGCGCAGGTCTCTCCGCCGGCCCCGGACGAGCATCACCCGGCGGTCCCCCGCGGCGTACATTTCCAGCGCCAACGGAAGCGGCAGCGAACTCAGAAATTGCCCCACCGCCTCCTCGTCCACCTCGTTGTGCGCCGGCAGGAGCAGTTCGGCGGCGCAGGGTGGGTTGGACGAGAAATCGGAGGGAATCGGAATCTGATCCGTGTCTGCTTCTGCGCTGATCCAGCTTACGTCGACCGCGACGAGTTCGCCGCCGCAGCGGCCGCAGCGCATCCCCCGGCCGGCGCCCTGCGCCAGCGTGTGGGAGAGGCCGCAGTCCCGGCAGACGAGCGCGGGTTCGGATAACATGCACGCCCTCACCGAAGGGAAGTTCGCTTCCTCCCTTCTCATGGATTGCTTCTATCTATTGTACGAACGGTGGGAT harbors:
- a CDS encoding type IV secretion system DNA-binding domain-containing protein, translated to MLSEPALVCRDCGLSHTLAQGAGRGMRCGRCGGELVAVDVSWISAEADTDQIPIPSDFSSNPPCAAELLLPAHNEVDEEAVGQFLSSLPLPLALEMYAAGDRRVMLVRGRRRDLRYLAGKIQTLWPSAVLRPLESDPVEERSETLASAVRCDFAFQLKEACYLPIRTWKTFLQGDPVHSLLAAMLGLEPHERIWLQVFLARKGEPAWLPTIQRRLKLEFQRGYGVDEGGTLASRTPAFGQSPLPQNVAWANGTAHLLVILFAFVMALLAVQGKWFSFSLFSISGISLGGLLWRFLGRPDDPWHGADLSLVRQKVVYQDTFYQAVVRASVWAKSPGEARLLAGRLGDAVAQYAVAGGNRFAIAPDPFAGQGAWPEASGVPDGVWTWLGPDEIAGLWHPPIVNERLSPGLVPVRGVEMRSPDPEDVRGFYKIGSYFTADGAKKAVHISATALKHNIFCIGKPDAGKSTLMLHLSRAAMADRDRPALILIDPHGDLVDEFLGTLDPADADRIRIFDITDKDYAYTLNPLDVHRAGWGVIEVTNSIVDIGQALWTRYWGPRMQIPLKRGVQLLTAANELRPKDACLGLSQLAAVLNADAGVRRRFIARELDGSPHRQTLAKYFLHDYEELTRNFREQVIQPVLSKAHRFEEEPMLPIFSCPESKLNVGEIVRDRNVLVINTGKNKYGSEVSDFVGSLMINIVLMELIRQGEKNFRSRVPVLIVIDEFQTFTGVSWEDLIQQMRKYGGRMILGTQSMASLRKQDPEIPEIILSGVYSLFAFTMNGDDAAYISKNELSGEKGGPSADTLISLEPHKAYVRLERLAGGLGRPFYFESEPPPEFDRHLADRIYKLRANYSLLYEAALRNSLDMHSIFSGDGRTISRIGTHTPRSHRLLHPARSRVSSTMSPEKESCVIRDGLRDVELPRHFCADREEIPRKSGLLCVSGEIAAEEWRDFLSGFEESLKDAGEEGEEANFRR